One region of Candidatus Neomarinimicrobiota bacterium genomic DNA includes:
- a CDS encoding patatin-like phospholipase family protein, producing MKIGLALGSGGARGLAHIGVLKALRERNIQIKYISGSSMGAFVGAVYAATESIERLENMSADFTWRKMFRLFMPSLPKAGLIDAAKITQLLEENLLFDTFAELKIPLAIDTTDIERGDLITHTSGNLIEAVRASISIPIIFQPAEIDGKILVDGGLVSPVPVNTVREMGADYVIAINVLDKNKSWMRADKIRKQLEPEEPSNFRQLLKRINLDDKIPERRTTRERNLSMLMVIAQTVGITISMMADYQLQVEKPDLLIQPDTRKINVYDFHRGEDVIPAAYELTN from the coding sequence ATGAAAATTGGATTGGCACTTGGCAGCGGTGGCGCCCGGGGGTTGGCACATATTGGGGTGCTGAAGGCGCTTCGTGAACGAAACATCCAAATTAAGTATATCTCCGGGAGCAGTATGGGAGCTTTCGTCGGAGCCGTGTATGCAGCTACCGAATCTATCGAGCGGCTGGAAAATATGTCCGCCGATTTTACCTGGCGGAAGATGTTTCGGCTGTTCATGCCGTCCCTCCCCAAGGCCGGCCTTATCGATGCGGCAAAAATCACTCAGCTCCTGGAAGAGAACCTGTTATTCGATACATTTGCCGAACTGAAAATTCCACTCGCCATAGACACAACGGACATTGAACGGGGGGATTTGATTACCCATACATCCGGAAACCTGATTGAGGCCGTTCGAGCAAGCATTTCGATCCCTATTATTTTTCAACCGGCGGAAATCGACGGAAAAATTCTGGTCGACGGGGGGCTGGTCAGTCCGGTGCCGGTAAATACGGTCCGCGAAATGGGAGCGGATTACGTAATTGCCATAAATGTACTGGATAAAAATAAAAGTTGGATGCGTGCGGATAAGATCCGGAAACAGCTGGAGCCGGAAGAACCGTCCAATTTTCGCCAGCTTCTGAAACGCATTAATCTGGATGATAAGATTCCGGAACGCCGTACAACCCGCGAGCGGAATCTAAGCATGCTGATGGTCATTGCCCAGACGGTGGGTATCACGATTTCCATGATGGCCGATTACCAACTCCAGGTGGAAAAGCCCGATCTGTTGATCCAGCCGGACACCCGAAAGATCAACGTATACGACTTTCACAGGGGAGAGGACGTGATTCCGGCGGCTTACGAACTGACGAACTGA